The following coding sequences are from one Treponema bryantii window:
- a CDS encoding DUF2156 domain-containing protein, translating into MNLLDFEYLRNNLDTSNLYGSDSCIANLFLLQTKYNTELKIKNGILIRYYYGDENRTGYGFPIPIKSADKSENWLSDAINVLIDDAHSQNRPLSFCILTQEQKNQLDACFATDFPHLSADWKTNRDDCDYVYLRENLAELPGSHYQKKRNHISRFKRTYGENWEFKAFPENDIAADILQVSHKWFAEKHGESDQILQLEQQSIELALENAELLGLRGGVLYINGEPAAMTLAAPISNDVIDVIYEKSFGEFEKNGAYAVINQQFARRCQDFLYINREEDMGVEGLRKAKLSYKPTMILEKFYCGGLIC; encoded by the coding sequence ATGAATCTTCTTGATTTTGAGTATTTGAGAAATAACCTTGATACTTCAAATTTGTACGGCAGCGATTCTTGTATTGCAAATCTTTTTTTACTGCAGACTAAGTACAATACTGAACTCAAAATTAAAAATGGTATTTTAATCCGATATTATTATGGTGATGAAAATCGAACCGGATATGGATTTCCGATTCCAATAAAATCAGCAGATAAGTCGGAAAACTGGCTTTCAGACGCCATAAATGTATTAATTGATGATGCACATTCGCAGAATCGCCCCTTGAGTTTTTGTATTTTGACTCAGGAACAGAAAAATCAGCTCGATGCATGTTTTGCTACTGATTTTCCGCACCTTAGCGCTGACTGGAAAACTAACCGCGATGACTGCGATTATGTTTATCTGCGTGAAAATCTTGCTGAACTTCCGGGCTCGCATTATCAGAAAAAGCGAAATCATATTTCGCGATTCAAACGTACTTACGGCGAAAACTGGGAGTTTAAGGCCTTCCCGGAAAATGATATTGCGGCTGATATTCTTCAGGTTTCTCATAAATGGTTTGCAGAAAAACACGGTGAATCTGACCAGATTCTTCAGCTTGAACAGCAGAGTATTGAGCTCGCGCTAGAAAATGCAGAACTTTTGGGATTGCGCGGCGGCGTTCTTTATATCAACGGGGAGCCGGCCGCTATGACCCTTGCCGCACCAATTTCTAATGATGTTATTGATGTAATTTACGAAAAATCCTTTGGCGAATTCGAGAAAAATGGTGCCTACGCGGTAATAAACCAGCAGTTTGCCCGCCGTTGTCAGGATTTTCTTTACATTAACCGCGAAGAAGACATGGGCGTAGAAGGTTTACGCAAAGCCAAACTCTCTTATAAGCCAACGATGATTCTCGAAAAATTTTATTGCGGGGGTCTCATATGCTAA